The segment GACACAAAGtgtaaaaaacaattaaatggaAATTCTATAATTGAAAAgtacaactgaaataaaaaattcactttgGAAGCTCAACTGTAGATTTAAACTGATGGAAGAATTAGTAGTTTTGAAGTTATATCAACAGAGAGTATGCAATCcaaaggatgcagaaaaaaaagaatgaggagatATGCAGAGCctgagagaaataaagacaacACTAAATGTCAGCATATGCATGCGGGAGTACCAGGAAAACACATTTCTGATGAAAGACTTGTATAAAGAGCTCCAAGTTGTTTGTtgataaaaaatcaacaaatagcAAACAAGCAATCCaataaaaattgggcaaaaggTCTGAACAAGCACTTTAccagagaagaaatacagatggcaaataaacatatgaaaagctgCTCCACATTATTTGTCATTAGGgaactacaaattaaaacaataatgccATAcctaaaagaatggataaaatttaaaaaaataaataaacccaaccAATTGCTGGCAAGAATATGGAAtgacaggaacacacacacacatcctctctCTGCTAGCTATCAGGGCCTAGGAGCAATGACATTGCAGAAACAATTAGCATACCTAtggcccagatcttggtttcaaATACCATTATTCAGTCAAAGGAACTAtagctccttggagaaatagcAGATTCAGTGACGAGGGCAGGAAATAAATCTACAGGATGAGCTTGGAGCATCCTGTAAtgccagaaagttaaaaaaaagaaaaagaaaagaaaagaaaaaagaaaaaggctaaacaacaaacaaaaaaaaccccaccctgCATACGCGGTCATGGTgcatgtcaaagggacacaggaaccaCCAGAAACATCTCCTAATGGCCAAAGCTAGAATGATTTGAGCAGTAAAGTAGTACTTACTTAATAAAGTAGTACTTATTTATATCAAAGTAGTACTTAATTatatcaaagtataaaataaatatccattaatCCATTAATTACATACTGATGTAAATAGATGattaaactgataagaacagatactacacttgatcttagccaaaaggctgagaagcgatatAAATagatgattgaataaataaacaaacaaataaataaagtgaatagACAAATCTGTGCAGAAGAATTCCAGTTTATATAGATACTTTGCCCCAGGGAGCTGgaccatttcttttctctctttagttGTGGGCTTGCTGACAAAGAACACAGTAAGAGAAGGTGGAGAAAGAGCAACTTTACCAGGAAGAAACCTGGCAAACACTACTTCAGCCAGAtggtcaaggtcaacatcaaAAGTTATATAAGTTATGAGGATAGTATTTGCCACTGATAGGATATGattaaaatgacaatttttcTCTGTGGTCTTTCTCCTAAAAAGCTACCTCTGCAGTCtagtcatgagaaaaacatcagaagaatcccaattgagggacattctacagaATGCCTGATTAGTACTCCTCAAAACTTACAAAGGACATCAAAAGCAAGGAATGtctaagaaactgtcacagataACATATCCTAAGAGAGACCTAAAGAGACATGATGACCAAATATAAAGTGATATGCTGATGGGATTCTGGAGCAGAAAAACACAGGATTAAACTatggaaatctgaataaaatatgaatttcacTTCAtcataatgtatcaatattggctcGTTAATAATAACAAAGGTACCATACTAATGTAGGATATTAATGATGTGGGAAAATGGGTGTGTgatatatgggaattctctatactgtctttattattttctataaatccaaaactgttcaaaaaatttttaaaaacttattaaaaagtctttgaggtaggggcgcctgggtggctcagttaagcgtctgactcttgatcttggctcatgtTGTGATTTTGCAGTAATGAgattgagcctgcattgggctccacgctgacagtacggagactgcttgggattctctctgcccttcctgctctttgtctctctcaaaataaataaataaacattaaaaaaaaaagactttgaggtAAAGTTCTTGTTTCTCAGAATGAAGCCAGATAACACTTGAAGGAAAAACAATCACCATTTTTCTGTCTCCAATTATAATAATTGATTCAAATAATTATTGTCATTGGATGCTAAAACCATTGATGAAAAATTATTAGGGAACAAGAAATGCACATGGTATCAGTATATCACCCTACAGATTAGattttaaaagcaaggaaatCAGTTATCTTTATCATAGAAAGAGCTGATGAATACTGCCTTGAATGAAGTAATCAGTTAACAAGACAAACTGATGTTATAGGTCTCATGATGcgagaaggaaaaaaaccagcACATCTGGTGTTGCTGaactatttaatttaaattaatcatGAGGAAATGTCACAAAAATAGAGATTGTGGGATATTTTACATGATGTctgatgcaaatattttaaaaaatcttaaatgtcatgaaagaaacaaaagccagaaGTTTCTTCTAGATTACAGGAAGCTATAGAATGATAATAACCAAAAGTAAATAGTGACATTTAATTGAATTCCTGATGACAAAATAAATTGCTATCAAGGacaatttggggaaaatgggaaaaattttaatgtgaacatTGTATTAGGTGATGTTAAATTTCTTGAGGATAGTAATGATATGACAATGTAGgaaatgtctttgttcttttgAGATATATGTTGAAGGATATGTGGGTAAACTGTCATAGtgttatcatatatatgtatatgtacatatgtgaattaaatatatatatgtacacatttataGATGGATTACCAGGCaatatggtaaaatgttaattaatagtcttggtttaaaaaaaaatcatgagcattctctcaacttttctgtaggtttgaaatatttcaaaataaatttaaaggaaaatgtcaCTAATTCACATTTTCTTGAATCTCTGCCCACTTTACAGCGTAGTTTCTTGAATGTTTTCCTCTCTTGCTACTTTTACTTCTCTGAGCTGTGTACAATGTGACTTAGTGGTTAGGAACATGGATTCTGGAGCTAGATAGCCTGTATTTGATCCCTGAACTCCAAATTAATATTTCTGTGGACAAATTGTGCAATTTCTGTGTCCCCCATTTTTTCAGTGGGGttataggaaattaaaatatagaaataaaagtaaaatatgtaacaaaacaCCAAATATTTAAACGGATACTGGTGAAAAGTTATTTATAAGCTAAAAGAATGTCtgagaattaatttaaaatcaagtataaaatgaaagatgaggcaagagacatgaatgtattagttaatatttattcagcTGCAATAAAAGCATTTTTCCTAAACAAGTTTAACAGTTAGAAGGTCTATTAAATTTTGAAACCAGAAGGGATGGTTAATTCCAGTGACTCTGGGTTTGTTTCTATGTGATTCCCTCAGCTACGTGCACTTGTGTGTGTTGACTTCGTCTCTAGGCAGGTTTCTCCCTTGATGGCAAAATGGATGTAGACTGTGCCAGATTTCATATCCACACAGCATGGCATTCAGAGGAAGGAAGACTACCTTTTTTGTggatctgttttaaaataaaggaaccaCGTATTCCAGAAACTTCTACAAAATTACCTCTTTTGTTTCATTGGACCCAAATACGTCATGTACTCTTCCCTTAACAGACCTCTAGGATTCAGTGTTGATAAGAGTTGCGGGTGGATGGTACAGAAATACGTAACAAAACTTGTGGTACCCctaggaaagggagagggaatcAATGTATGTGAGTCTGACAATTAAAAATATCCTCTAAAGTAGGGAGTGAATAAAAGGAACAACACTCATCTAACTCAGCTATCTGGATTtcctttatactcttaaaaagaGTTTAGGACCCTATAGAgctttgtttatgtgtttattattattgattgattaattcaaaaataaaaataacaaacctATTACATATTaacttaattatattaaaatatattaaaggaaaTGGTTAGTGAATGGCCAAATGTGTCAGGCACCTTACTAAGTATTAGTGAAAGGAAATCAGTTATGACTAGGTTGATATTCACAGGAAGAATataggcttttattttattacccAGTAGTAGTTACAAttgcctattttttctttaaaatgttgctGATATCTGTACACTCCTCTACTTTTATTCAGTTTCAGCTCTCATTGTCTAATATATGAATCATTACAGTGAGTCTTATTGTGTCCAGCTTCATTGCATTCAATTGCCAGATTAGTTTTCTGAAAGATACAATCATACTACCCTGTTCTAGGAAGAATTTGCTGTCTGATGCCTCTGAGATAAATTCAGATTCCTTTGGGTGGCATATAAGATTCTCAATAACCTGATACACTTCCACCTTTATTTCCCATATTCAGGAACATCTGAACAACAACTTTCTTACTCTCTCCATGGTTCACCTCCTTTATCCCCCATTCCCAAGGCCACGCTTATTTCCATAAACATCGGCTGTGGTCATACTTATTCCTTTTTTCCtgcaaatatcatttttaaaataatttttagggcaCATTTTACTTTTGATACTGCATAAGAACTCAGTACACAAAGATACAGGGATCTCCATTTTCTGAACTCCCAAGCAGCATTGATACAAATTCTAGCTTGATCTGAATGACTTGGATGAACTTGAGCAAGCTACTCAGTTTCAAAGTATGAGATTTTTACtgagaaaaaacatgaaaaatcatGTCTAACCAATATATATGAAAGGTCTAGCTTTGTGCCTAGCAGATAGTATGTTCtcagtaaattatttttctttcatatttgcatatataaGTGATCAGTAAATCTTTTTTGTTCAGGTATTTAGGTATTTAGAATTTTCACTATTTTCGGCCTAATTTATGCTTTACAGCATTCCCAAATTTTTGTTAATGCTGTGAATATGTCAGTAATTTACATTGGAATCCGTACAGTTGGTGTAATTGCTAATAACAAGACAAGTAATaatatcagagagaaaaaaatcatttagtttCATGTATTCAGAATTTCACTTTACTTTTGATGGATGTCTAATCAAACGGCATGAAAATATCCAAATCCATAGGGATTTCAGAATAAGTAGCATCTATTTCAACTATAGATTGATAAATAATCAGTCAACAGATACTTTATTTCAGAGAACTTGAGAGTAAAATTGACAAACactaaagatgaaaatattcttgATTTGAAAATAGGTATTCCGTGTGAATTAATATTCAAACATAATCTCttgaataaactcaaaattgagaATCAAGTATATCCAGTTTACTTCTGACAGGTGGTGTTAAGAAGGGATTAATTCTTGAGAACTTGGAATGTGCCAGAGTTTGTAAGATTATGCTTTGAGGTTCCAAAAATTTGTCAATTCCAAATGGAGgcaatctttatatatataatgacttCTATTCCTAGTATTTGTAGAAAATTGTAACTCATTACACTTTGAAACAATTAGTTAATAGTTTGACTAATTTCATTGTGACACAGTTTATGACCTCAAGAATAATTATTTAGTTCATTCCTGCTGGGAGCTAGTCGCtcagatttcaaaatacattGTAGCAGAAATTCTCCTTGCTGAACTTATTTATTTGACTTATACACTCTCATGTTttagtaatttaatattttatatacaaagtgatcattttctactttctcaatattccatattttgaaaagcattttatcaaatttaagttaattttccACAGGGgatgaaatttttttcagaatgttataaaactttcttcataatttttttcataacatTTAATACTTCCTTATTTCTTAGACTATAGATAAAGGGGTTTAATAAAGGAATTACTAGAGTATAAAAAATAGCAACAGGTATATCTTTATCCTCTTCTTTAACTGAATTTGGTCTAATGTACACAAAAAGAAGAGAACCATAGaatattgagacagagagaaagtgggatGCACAAGTAGATAAAGCTTTGCCTCTTCCTTCTTTGGACTTCATTTTGAAAATCGTGAAGAGGATGCAGAGATAAGAGATTAGAACTATGATAATAGAGAAGACTTGAATTGACCctgaaaagataaatatcatcAATTCATTGATAGAAGGGTCAACACAAGAGAGTCTGTATAATGGAAGAACATCACAAAAAAAGTGATTAATTTGATGAGACCCACAGAAAGTTAACCTAAAGAGAAACCCTATATGAATCACAGAATGCAAGTTTCCAGCTATGTAGGCCCCTGTGGTCATCTGAATGCAGAGTTTCTTTGACATCATGGTGTGGTACTGTAGTGGGCTGCAAATGGCCACATAACGGTCGTAGGCCATTGCTGCCAAAAGAAAGCAGTCTGTAGTTTCAGcaaggcagagaaaataaaattgtgccaTGCATTCATAAAGGGAAATCATTCTGTCCTTAGAAAAGAagttctctggggcgcctgggtggcgcagtcggttaagcgtccgacttcagccaggtcacgatctcgcggtccgtgagttcgagccccgcgtcaggctctgggctgatggctcggagcctggagcctgtttccgattctgtgtctccctctctctctgcccctcccccgttcatgctctgtctctctctgtcccaaaaataaataaacgttgaaaaaaaaaatttaaaaaaaaaaaaagaaaagaagttctcTAACATCTTTGGGGTAATGGCACAAGAACAACAAGAATCCATTAGAGCTAGGTTGCCCAGAAAGATGTACATTGGTGTGTGAAGACGACACTCTGTAAAAATCAATGCCACCAGGCCAAGGTTCCCCACCATAGTGATCAGATAGATAGTAAGAAACACCACAAAGAGTAGGCTCTTCAATTCTGGGTGATCTGTAAATCCTATGAGGATAAACTCAGTTGTCAAGGAGTGGTTATCCTCAATCATATCCACCTTCTCTGTTGAGATAAGAATTCTGGAGACATAAAATTCTAATTAGAGTGTGTCtaattttcctttcacattttaatttttataacaaagaGAGTAGCTTCTGCAAACTTCTGTTACTATCTCTGGACACAGGCACACAAATCTCTAGGGGATATTCCTTCTTCTAAAATGTCAGCTTTATAACCTCAACTCTGAAACTCTGGATtcccaagaatatttttataattccaaGGAGAATTCTTACAGTGGAAAAGTTTTGTCTTTATGGATTCATGCATGAATAGTGTACAAATATAACGTACCCATATTTGGTACATTGATGTCAATTTTTGTATTAAAgatccttaaaattttaaatcaattttcatatatacacattttttaactGAGCAAGAAGTTTTCATATATTCTTCCAgttgagtaaatatttgaaaatagcaTACAAAAGAtatgttaaatttatatattaggaATAGTATGAAGATTACTAAGAATTAAGAAGACTatcatctttaaagaaaattactttggatatctaaagaaataaatatccatgtatTGTCACCTCTCTCATTCCTGTTCCCCGTATTACACTCATTTCCATAAAAACTGACTCTTTCCATGCCCTCATTCCTGTTGATTTTTGCCCAGATATCTaaatcctttccttctttatgtACAGTTTACATATAATGCTGCTTAATATTAAGTTTTAACTAAATGCCCTAGACCACACTGATTATCACTTTCTGAATCCTCAAGTATTTCTTATATACATAACACAATCTAGAGTTGCTTGTCTAcatggctttttttctcttttttaaaatttattttaaaaattttaaccttcattcattttagagagacagagcgcgagtaggagaggggcagagagagagggagacagactctaaagcaggctccaggctccgagctgtcagcacagagcctgaagtggggctcgaactcatgaaccacaagatcatgacctgagccgaagttggacccttaaccgactgagccactcaggcacccccccccctttttttagtaaaaaatttttttcatgtttatttttgagattggggaggggcagagagagagagggagacacagaatttgaggcaggctctaagctgttagcacagagcccgacgtggggctcaaactcacaatctgtgagatcatgacctgagccaaagtcgaacacaaccaactgagccacccaggtgcccctacatagctttttttttcatttatctataCAAAGTTTCCTTATTAGAATTGAGACATTTGAGTTAAGCTATGACTTACACTTCTTGTAAGAGTTGTTTAATGCTGTAGAGAAAAAGCAGTATTGATTCCTGTCCAAGCTTCATTCTAAAGACCTGACTTATAAGATAAACTTCTTGTCAGCATACTACTGTTGATCCTTAGTGACTTTCTTTGGTTTCTGCAAGTTGAGACTGTTAATTTTGAAGAATAGTCTACAAAGGACATTATtcaaaaatcatcttttaaaaaagtttaggtGTCATTCTTTTATCTGAATGGACCCATctactatttttctgttttctgagaaACTTATATAAGGTTTTCTAAAGTATATCACAGTAGTTTAAGAGCTAATAAAAATAAGCCGGCCTGTATAGTTTAATTTCATAACacttagaaaaattgaaaaatcttaATATGACTTTCGagaacaaattttgttttccCTAAAAGGCtatcttctaggggcacctgggtggctcagtaggttgagcgtccaactttggctcaggtcatgatccatgagtttgagccccacattgggctctgtgctgacagctcagagcctggagcctgcttcagattctgtgtctccctctctctctgcccctcccccactcatgctttgtctctctctctctctctctctctctctctcaaaaaatgaataaatgttaaaaaaattttttttttaaaaaggctatctTCTATCATTACTTAGTGATCCATTAGGATATATTGGCCATTGTGTCAAATCATATAAATTTTATGGTCAGAATGGATGTATTTTTCCATAATCAAAACATCAAAATAGAGGCACaggctgaggcacctgggtggcttagtcggttaagtgtcagcttgcaatctgtctctctcaaaaataaataaacattaaaaaatttttttaaaaaaggcacaggctgcacattttattttgttttaaaatattaaatataagccATTTAATTATTCAGCTGTGTTAGAAATAACTTTCAATGTACCTGCCTGAATTATTTAACAGAATTAAGCTATGCTGTTATCTGTGTATTTTGAAAACTTACCTTAAAATCAGAAAAGGTCAGCATGAATTGAGTTTACATCTCTTGCTAATTTCCCATAGGCTTCAGTTGTGAGAAGAGCTAGAAAGGTGAGAAGTTGAAATCTAAGATCAATGAACAAATGCTTAGTAattcagataaataaatgtttatggatgctaatattaaaactaaaagtaAATTTGAGTACTTCCCTTATCTAAATGCTCTGATACTGTGTTAAGTCTTGTagaatttcagaatataaaaatattggtcTCAAACAcattgggattaaaaaaaatgaaaatctggaaGACTGCTAATAGATCAGCGTCAATAATTCTATTTCTAACATTGCAAAGTTAAACTTTTCCATCAAATGCTTAAGGGATTTCCCTGTAGTGACATCAGTGTATTTCTGTTGGGAGATTCAGTCTCCAAAATGTATTAACTCTGTGACATTAATTAAAGATTACCTGTGagacaaagaggttaagtaaatgACTTTCACTAAAGTAACTAAGGTCAGTTGATGATCGTCTTGCTGATTCTTGCGTAACTAACATCATTTTTACAATTgtaaaattgtacattttatatCTCTGTTCACTATCCTATGCATAAAATGTAATGAGCAGAAAAGGGTCTCAGGTTGGTTTGGACAGTTACAGGAAAAATTAATATGGTTAATGAAAGATGATTAGCATTTGCAGTGGAGCCTAAAAGGTGTAGGGTTAGCGAGACTCATCAACTTCACTCTGAGTTGAATTAGTTCCCATGTGTTGCAAATCCCTCCTGGAAATTTTGCTGTTACCATTTAGCCCCACATATGATTTACTGAgttgttctctgttcttttcatttCACCCCAATTACTTTATCTTTATTaccctgtttttttctcttaattccaCTAATTACTCTtcactatactgtatttattagtATGTCTATAATCAGTCACTCATTCCCCACCACTACCATTAGCAGTAGACATAAGAGTGAAAGAATTTCTCTGTTATGCTCATTCCTTCATCTCTAATACCTTGAACAGTGGTTCTTTGTAGCGcttaacaaatacttgttgaatggattaaaaaaaatgatactctGCTGCTCAGGAATTTGCAGTGGTCCCTCATTAGTTTTCAAACCAAatccattttacttattttggtaTTCCAGATGCTCCATGGTCACCCTTTGTCTTATCTTTCACCTTGCTCTCTTCCTCAACCTCAGGACACTTGGCCATGTGCATCCCTTCATTGCCCCTCTGTGCAATTGCTTCACCTAATTTTCTTATACTGCTTCCCTCTGCTAAAACTCCTtcttgcggtgcctgggtggttcagtcacttaactgtctgacttcggctcaggtcatgatctcacagttcatgggttcaagctccgtggtgggctttgtgctgacagctcagagcctggagcctgcttcggattctgtgtctccttctctctctgcttctctctctctctctctccctctcaaaaataaacattaaaaagatttaacactcctccctttctttccatccCAATACTACTCATACTTGAGCTCAAATCAGATCTCCTCCATGAAGACTTTCCTAGGTCCTTTAAATAGAAttagctgggggcgcctgggtggcacagtcggttaagcgtccgacttcagccaggtcacgatctcgcggtccgtgagttcgagccccgcgtcgggctctgggctgatggctcagagcctggagcctgtttccgattctgtgtctccctctctctctgcccctcccccgttcatgctctgtctctctctgtccccccaaaaataaataaacgttgaaaaaaaaaatttaaaaaaaaaaaataaatagaattagcTGAttaatggcaagatctcattctttcttaagactaatattccactgtgtgtgtgtgtgtgtgtatttatttacacactatatcttctttatccattgatctcactcatgtggaatttaagaaataaaacaaatgaacatggggatggtggtgggaagagaggaaaaccaagaaacatactcgtaactacagaaaacaaactgatggttattggaggggaggtgggcagaggtgataggtattaaggaaggcacttgctgtgatgagcaccaggtgttgtatgtgagtgatgaatcaatacattctacacctgaaactaatactgttGACATACATGTTAACTAgctggcatttaaataaaaacttggaaaaaatttttaaataaaatatactcagtaaaaataaatagatagaattgatttgttcttttcctgATTTGCGTGATACTtacctgcttttttttaaatatgaaatttattgtcaaattggtttccatacaatacccagtgctcatcccaatgggtgccctcctcaatacccatcacccaccccccatcaaccctcagtttattctcagtttttaagagtctcttatggtttggctccctccctttctaacttctttttttttccttcccctcccccatggtcttctgttaggtttctcaggatccacataagagtgaaaacatatggtatctgtctttctctgtatgacttatttcacttagcataacactgtccagtttcatccacgttgctacaaaaggccatatttcattctttctcattgccaagtagtattccattgtgatacttacttgcttttaaaatgcattcacCACTTTATCAAGTGTGACTCATATGTGTCTTGATTGTAAAAGTCTTgactaaatattctttttaaaaattttttaaatgtttgtttatttttgagagacagaatacaagtgagggaggggcagagagagaaggagacacagaatccaaaacaggctccaggatctgagctgtcagcacagagcctgacgtggggctcaaactcacgggctacaagatcatgacctgagctgaagtcagatgcttaaccaactgagccacccaggtgccccattgactAAATATTCTTAAGTCACCAATCATAAATCTTTTAAGCACCTCACAATAAACTGAGCTAGATCTATAATATATGCTGCATTGATTGCTAAAATTTCCATCATGTTTAATCTTAATCAAGTACTTACAATATGCAGGGTATTGGAAGAGACAATGGGAAGTGTGGGCACAGGATGTGAGAATGGCAGAGATAAGTTCTTAGTTTTTAGATATGGCTTCCTGACAAGAAGCTCATAATCTAATGGGGAGAAAGGCACTTAACGCTGTGTGCACAATTTAGTGTGCAATTTAGGCTGTGATATAAAAAAAGTGTAAAcatatcatataaaaatatagtaaaggaAGTGACTGGTGAcctagaggaagaaagaaagatttcccAATGGGAGTATAATTTCAGATAACTTTGCAGGGTAATAATTGGTAAAGAACATGAGGAAAAGCAGTCTGAGGGAACCATCTGTAAAAGCCTGgatacttttttttagtttatttatttatttttagaaagaacatatgtgtggggagaggcagagagagagagagagagagagagagagagagagagagaatcccaagcaggctctgtaccgtcagcatggagcctgatgcggggcccgtgagatcatgacctgagctgaagtcagtcacttaactgagccacttaggcatccTAAAGCCTGGACTCTTAAAAGAGCAAggcctaatttaaaaaaaaaaaagggaagggggacAGTAAACTAGAGTGACTGAAGCTTACTCATACATGATACAAGGAGACACAAAAAGTAATATAAA is part of the Prionailurus viverrinus isolate Anna chromosome C2, UM_Priviv_1.0, whole genome shotgun sequence genome and harbors:
- the LOC125175350 gene encoding olfactory receptor 5K1-like translates to MIEDNHSLTTEFILIGFTDHPELKSLLFVVFLTIYLITMVGNLGLVALIFTECRLHTPMYIFLGNLALMDSCCSCAITPKMLENFFSKDRMISLYECMAQFYFLCLAETTDCFLLAAMAYDRYVAICSPLQYHTMMSKKLCIQMTTGAYIAGNLHSVIHIGFLFRLTFCGSHQINHFFCDVLPLYRLSCVDPSINELMIFIFSGSIQVFSIIIVLISYLCILFTIFKMKSKEGRGKALSTCASHFLSVSIFYGSLLFVYIRPNSVKEEDKDIPVAIFYTLVIPLLNPFIYSLRNKEVLNVMKKIMKKVL